The proteins below are encoded in one region of Aeromonas veronii:
- a CDS encoding Gfo/Idh/MocA family protein: MTRRLRLGMVGGGQGAFIGAVHRLAARMDDHYELLAAALSADPANARASALALGLDPTRAYEDFARMAQAEAARADGIEVVAITTPNHLHAPVARAFLQAGIHVICDKPLALTLAEGEELARLARQQRRLFTLTHTYSGYPMVRHARELVAAGALGELRYLQVEYLQDWLANPIPPGQNKQADWRGDPARAGRAGCLGDIGTHAYQLATFISGQLPNELAAQLHSFVPGRLVDDHLQIWLRYPDGMRGSLNASQVASGEENRLQIRLYGSKASLVFRQEAPNELWLTPTGGTSQRLTRGRVTSPAAQHASRVPAGHPEGYLEAFAQLYTDAALQIRALESGLPPPPESLALTTVEDGVAGMRFIEASLASHAADGRWQQLS, from the coding sequence ATGACGAGACGACTGCGTCTGGGCATGGTGGGGGGCGGCCAGGGGGCCTTCATCGGCGCCGTCCATCGGCTGGCCGCCCGTATGGACGATCACTATGAGCTGCTCGCCGCCGCTCTCTCCGCCGACCCCGCCAACGCCCGGGCGAGCGCCCTCGCCCTCGGGCTGGATCCGACCCGTGCTTACGAGGATTTCGCCCGCATGGCCCAGGCGGAGGCGGCCAGAGCCGACGGCATCGAGGTGGTGGCCATCACCACCCCGAACCACCTGCACGCCCCAGTGGCGCGCGCCTTCCTGCAAGCCGGGATCCACGTCATCTGCGACAAGCCGCTGGCGCTGACCCTGGCCGAGGGGGAAGAACTCGCCCGCCTCGCCCGCCAGCAGCGGCGGCTGTTCACCCTCACCCACACCTATTCGGGCTACCCCATGGTGCGCCACGCCCGCGAGCTGGTCGCCGCCGGGGCCCTTGGGGAGCTGCGCTATCTGCAGGTGGAGTACCTGCAGGACTGGCTCGCCAACCCCATCCCCCCCGGCCAGAACAAGCAGGCGGACTGGCGCGGGGATCCCGCCCGCGCCGGGCGGGCGGGTTGCCTCGGCGACATCGGCACCCACGCCTACCAGCTGGCGACCTTTATCAGCGGGCAGTTGCCGAACGAACTCGCCGCCCAGTTGCACAGTTTCGTGCCGGGGCGCTTGGTGGATGACCATCTGCAGATCTGGCTGCGCTATCCGGATGGGATGCGCGGGTCGCTCAACGCGAGCCAGGTCGCCAGCGGCGAGGAGAACCGGCTGCAGATCCGCCTCTATGGCAGCAAGGCCAGCCTGGTCTTTCGCCAGGAGGCGCCGAACGAGCTCTGGCTGACCCCGACCGGCGGCACCAGCCAGCGGCTGACCCGGGGCCGGGTGACGAGCCCGGCGGCCCAGCACGCCAGCCGGGTGCCCGCCGGTCATCCCGAGGGCTATCTGGAGGCCTTCGCCCAGCTCTACACGGACGCGGCCCTGCAGATCCGCGCCCTTGAGAGCGGGCTCCCGCCTCCCCCCGAGAGTCTGGCGCTCACCACGGTCGAGGATGGGGTGGCGGGGATGCGCTTCATCGAAGCCAGCCTGGCCAGCCATGCCGCCGATGGGCGCTGGCAGCAGCTCTCTTGA
- a CDS encoding glutathione S-transferase family protein: MIDLYTAATPNGFKVTIALEELGLPYRVIPLDLSALDQKQPDFLAINPNGRIPAIVDRDNDDFAVFESGAILIYLAEKAGKLLPQDPKRRSQALQWLMFQMGGVGPMMGQANVFYRYFPEKIPAAIERYQKEGRRLFEVLDGHLAHHEYLADEYSIADIATWPWVRIHEWSGISIEGLTHLQAWMDRMGARPACQKGINIPPRKEETPEEAAKRVQSMMTR; the protein is encoded by the coding sequence ATGATCGATCTCTATACCGCCGCCACCCCCAATGGCTTCAAGGTCACCATAGCGCTGGAAGAACTGGGATTGCCGTACCGAGTGATCCCGCTGGATCTGTCGGCACTGGATCAGAAGCAGCCCGATTTCCTGGCCATCAACCCCAATGGTCGCATCCCGGCCATCGTCGATCGGGACAACGATGACTTCGCCGTGTTCGAATCCGGCGCCATCCTCATCTATCTGGCCGAAAAGGCGGGCAAGTTGCTGCCCCAGGATCCCAAGCGTCGCTCCCAGGCCCTGCAGTGGCTGATGTTCCAGATGGGAGGGGTCGGTCCCATGATGGGGCAGGCCAATGTCTTTTATCGCTACTTCCCGGAGAAGATCCCCGCCGCCATCGAACGCTACCAGAAAGAGGGGCGCCGTCTGTTCGAGGTGTTGGACGGCCATCTGGCCCATCACGAATACTTGGCGGACGAGTACAGTATCGCCGACATCGCCACCTGGCCCTGGGTGCGGATCCACGAGTGGAGCGGCATCTCCATCGAGGGGTTGACTCATCTGCAGGCCTGGATGGATCGCATGGGCGCAAGACCCGCTTGCCAGAAGGGCATCAACATCCCCCCGCGCAAGGAGGAGACCCCGGAAGAGGCGGCCAAGCGGGTACAGTCGATGATGACTCGCTAG
- a CDS encoding glutathione S-transferase family protein, with product MKVYELRRAPNARRVRMFLAEKGIEMTYQQVDLGAGENLGPDFLAKNPAGRIPVLELDDGTYLSETLAICRYFEELYPEPNLFGSTPLERATIEMWSRFIEFNLWLPTGMAFRHITGFYKDRETPFPEWGEECKKNAMLWFDKLDARLAEVPYVAGERFTIADILALCTIDFGKVVELRIAPGQVHLQAWHERVSARPSAQA from the coding sequence ATGAAGGTTTATGAGCTAAGGCGTGCCCCCAATGCCCGTCGCGTCAGGATGTTCCTGGCGGAGAAGGGTATCGAGATGACCTATCAGCAGGTCGATCTGGGGGCCGGGGAGAACCTGGGCCCTGACTTTCTGGCAAAGAATCCGGCCGGGCGTATTCCCGTGCTGGAACTCGACGATGGCACCTATCTCAGTGAAACCCTCGCCATCTGCCGCTATTTTGAAGAGCTTTATCCCGAACCCAACCTGTTTGGCAGCACACCCCTGGAGCGGGCCACCATAGAGATGTGGAGCCGCTTCATCGAGTTCAACCTCTGGCTGCCGACCGGCATGGCCTTTCGCCATATCACGGGTTTTTACAAGGACAGGGAGACCCCCTTCCCCGAGTGGGGGGAGGAGTGCAAGAAGAACGCCATGCTCTGGTTCGACAAGCTCGATGCCAGGCTGGCAGAGGTGCCCTATGTCGCTGGCGAACGCTTCACCATCGCCGATATCCTGGCCCTGTGCACCATCGACTTTGGCAAGGTGGTGGAGCTGCGTATCGCACCCGGCCAGGTTCATTTGCAGGCCTGGCATGAGCGGGTCAGTGCCCGCCCCAGTGCCCAGGCCTGA
- a CDS encoding recombinase family protein, with protein MKSYLYTRISSLQQVQGFGIDRQIQTVTDFLENAVLDSRLGYQLDPNDYEILESDIGKSAFRGNNWKPDSNLGRFYDDVINKRITRGVLIVENIDRLTRLSNYRAAHKLTTLITHGIDIIEVESGTCFSDRIPESNSILNMSISRAHNESKRKSNMGQKTWANRITKLRDEGKASVKICPRWLTVQDGKYILDTEQAAILLSIHQQYLDGHGSSAIVRRLNDEGKLNNGKPWNTLTLHKVLKDERLTGKMVIGKQRIVDTSKSEEEQNKQRESFNNNLITVDNAFPVVVDPELFNRVQSKINPTKHGKQKPKTTKLMRNLFNGISFCGVCGNQFIVCTNGRGTSFYSCLGRRSEKTCINVGVNYYQFETSILKHIKELNWSAIYTRENDTTDTINECRMKIADVESKISELNKELIDLEDDDLEVRIIRIIKKNKGILNDLVSELNGLMASSSDGNVAFNPDLELVHDQANTHLRQDTNVALRKVIKQIAIVRDGNLVQCWIKYYTDYVSHLLIFDIKKKDMVSKTCITNDGVFYFDAGSIDIKTGKLLITGAELRDEDKIALELWLEMFEKAGTLAIDMAKNNLSI; from the coding sequence ATGAAATCATACCTTTACACCCGCATCAGCAGCCTTCAACAAGTGCAAGGGTTTGGCATCGACCGACAGATTCAGACTGTAACAGACTTTTTAGAGAATGCAGTACTCGATAGCCGCTTGGGCTACCAACTCGACCCGAACGATTACGAGATTCTTGAATCTGACATAGGTAAGTCAGCTTTCAGGGGTAACAACTGGAAACCAGATAGCAACCTTGGCAGGTTCTACGATGATGTGATCAACAAACGTATTACTCGTGGTGTCTTGATAGTTGAGAACATCGACCGATTGACCCGCCTATCTAACTACAGAGCTGCACATAAACTCACCACCCTGATCACCCATGGGATAGATATCATCGAAGTTGAGTCAGGTACATGCTTCTCTGACCGGATACCTGAGTCAAACTCAATCCTGAACATGAGTATTTCACGGGCTCATAACGAGTCCAAACGTAAGTCCAATATGGGTCAAAAGACTTGGGCGAACAGAATTACTAAGTTGAGGGATGAGGGTAAGGCGAGCGTTAAGATTTGCCCGAGGTGGTTAACGGTACAAGACGGTAAGTACATACTCGATACTGAGCAAGCAGCGATATTACTTTCAATTCATCAGCAGTACCTAGATGGTCATGGAAGCTCTGCAATTGTCCGTCGATTGAATGATGAGGGTAAACTAAACAATGGCAAACCTTGGAACACCCTTACACTTCACAAAGTACTAAAAGATGAGCGTCTTACTGGAAAGATGGTTATTGGAAAACAAAGGATTGTTGATACAAGTAAAAGCGAAGAAGAACAAAACAAACAAAGAGAATCATTCAATAACAATTTAATTACTGTTGATAATGCATTTCCAGTTGTTGTGGATCCAGAACTGTTTAACCGAGTCCAAAGTAAGATTAACCCAACCAAACATGGAAAACAGAAACCCAAAACAACCAAGTTAATGAGAAACTTGTTTAACGGGATTAGTTTTTGTGGTGTATGTGGAAATCAATTTATTGTTTGCACCAATGGGCGGGGAACATCTTTCTATAGCTGCCTTGGTCGTCGCTCTGAAAAAACGTGTATAAATGTGGGGGTGAACTACTATCAGTTTGAAACATCCATCTTAAAGCACATCAAAGAATTGAACTGGTCTGCAATCTACACCAGAGAGAATGACACTACTGATACTATCAATGAATGTCGCATGAAGATAGCAGATGTTGAAAGTAAGATCAGCGAACTCAACAAAGAACTAATTGATTTAGAAGATGATGACCTTGAAGTTAGAATTATTCGAATAATCAAAAAGAACAAGGGCATTCTGAATGACTTAGTATCAGAGTTAAATGGTCTAATGGCTAGTAGTAGTGATGGTAATGTTGCTTTTAACCCTGACTTAGAGTTAGTTCATGATCAGGCTAATACACACCTCAGACAAGATACCAATGTTGCGTTAAGAAAGGTTATAAAACAAATAGCTATTGTTCGTGATGGCAACTTGGTTCAGTGCTGGATTAAGTATTACACGGACTATGTCAGCCACCTTCTGATTTTTGACATCAAGAAAAAAGATATGGTGAGCAAAACCTGTATTACTAATGATGGGGTTTTCTATTTTGATGCAGGTAGCATTGATATAAAAACAGGGAAGCTGCTTATAACTGGAGCAGAGCTAAGGGACGAAGATAAGATTGCCCTTGAACTGTGGTTAGAAATGTTTGAGAAAGCAGGCACTCTAGCAATTGATATGGCTAAGAATAATCTGTCAATCTAA